A DNA window from Micromonospora sp. NBC_01739 contains the following coding sequences:
- a CDS encoding pectate lyase family protein, protein MLALVTRRLTRRLAVMAATAVVLPAAVVAVAVTPASAATVDTSAQYVFVNRNSGKAMDLWNWSTADGGEIRQFTRADGNNQQFQFVDVGNGYYQLRNRHSGKVVAVPNSNDGVQVTQVTASSDTKQHWRLADSANGDVRFINRHSSKALEVWQWSTADGGMVSQYADLDGANQRWQLIRLGGGGTTPPPNPAPQTGLVGWATQNGGTTGGGSAGTTTVTSASALTSALNSSSAAVIRVSGTINCSGMLRVRSNKTILGNAGATIVGCGFTINGDRNVIIRNLTFRNWGDDAINIEQSATNIWVDHNTFSSGYDGAVDIKRGSDFITVSWNRIFSHDKAMLLGHSDSNGSQDTGKLRVTYHHNWFDGSNQRNPRVRFGNPVHVYNNFYSNVRGYGVASTMNAGVLVEGNYFENTPDPFHRGEGDSGPGSLVARNNHFVNSGGGQSGGSVAGIPYGYSLDSASSVKSIVTGGAGAGRISV, encoded by the coding sequence GTGCTTGCACTCGTCACACGTCGCCTGACCCGGCGACTGGCGGTCATGGCCGCGACGGCGGTCGTACTGCCCGCGGCGGTGGTGGCGGTGGCGGTGACCCCCGCTTCGGCGGCCACCGTGGACACCAGCGCGCAATACGTGTTCGTCAACCGCAACAGCGGCAAGGCGATGGATCTGTGGAACTGGTCCACCGCCGACGGCGGGGAGATCCGGCAGTTCACCCGTGCCGACGGCAACAATCAGCAGTTCCAGTTCGTCGACGTGGGCAACGGCTACTACCAGCTGCGCAACCGGCACTCCGGCAAGGTCGTCGCCGTCCCGAACTCCAACGACGGCGTGCAGGTCACCCAGGTCACCGCGAGCAGCGACACCAAGCAGCACTGGCGGCTCGCGGACTCCGCCAACGGCGACGTCCGGTTCATCAACCGGCACAGCAGCAAGGCCCTGGAGGTGTGGCAGTGGTCCACCGCTGACGGCGGGATGGTCTCGCAGTACGCGGATCTCGACGGCGCGAACCAGCGCTGGCAGCTGATCCGGCTGGGTGGTGGCGGCACCACTCCCCCGCCCAACCCCGCCCCGCAGACCGGGCTGGTCGGCTGGGCCACCCAGAACGGCGGTACCACCGGCGGCGGCAGCGCCGGCACCACCACGGTCACCAGCGCCTCGGCGCTGACCAGCGCGTTGAACTCCAGCAGCGCGGCGGTGATCCGGGTCTCCGGCACCATCAACTGCTCGGGGATGCTGCGGGTACGGTCCAACAAGACCATCCTCGGCAACGCGGGTGCCACGATCGTCGGCTGCGGCTTCACCATCAACGGCGACCGCAACGTGATCATCCGGAACCTGACCTTCCGGAACTGGGGCGACGACGCGATCAACATCGAGCAGTCGGCCACCAACATCTGGGTCGACCACAACACCTTCAGCAGCGGCTACGACGGTGCGGTCGACATCAAGCGGGGGTCGGACTTCATCACCGTGTCCTGGAACCGGATCTTCAGCCACGACAAGGCGATGCTGCTCGGGCACAGCGACAGCAACGGCAGCCAGGACACCGGCAAGCTACGGGTCACCTACCACCACAACTGGTTCGACGGCAGCAACCAGCGCAACCCGCGGGTCCGCTTCGGCAACCCGGTGCACGTCTACAACAACTTCTACAGCAACGTACGCGGCTACGGCGTGGCGTCCACGATGAACGCCGGGGTGCTGGTCGAGGGGAACTACTTCGAGAACACCCCGGACCCGTTCCACCGGGGTGAGGGCGACTCCGGTCCGGGTTCCCTGGTGGCCCGCAACAACCACTTCGTCAACTCCGGCGGCGGGCAGTCCGGCGGCAGCGTGGCCGGCATCCCGTACGGCTACAGCCTGGACAGTGCCAGCAGCGTGAAGTCGATCGTGACCGGCGGCGCGGGCGCCGGTCGGATCTCGGTCTGA
- the miaB gene encoding tRNA (N6-isopentenyl adenosine(37)-C2)-methylthiotransferase MiaB, which yields MTTAAAGSPRTYQVRTYGCQMNVHDSERISGLLEQAGYIRAGEAEDSPDVVVFNTCAVRENADNRLYGNLGHLRPVKDRHPGMQIAVGGCLAQKDRGDIVRKAPWVDVVFGTHNIGSLPVLLERARHNAAAEVEILESLDVFPSTLPTRRESTYAGWVSISVGCNNTCTFCIVPSLRGKEKDRRPGDILSEVRALVDEGVLEVTLLGQNVNSYGVEFGDRYAFGKLLRACGEIDGLERVRFTSPHPKDFTDDVIAAMAETPNVCHSLHMPLQSGSDDVLRAMRRSYRAERYLGIIDKVRAAMPDAAITTDIIVGFPGETEADFERTLEVVRAARFSSAFTFQYSKRPGTPAATMDGQLPKQVVQERYERLIACVEEITWAENKKLVGEPVEVLVAVGEGRKDERTGRLSGRARDGRLVHFDAGSYAGAIRPGDIVHTVVTYAAPHHLNADGEPLSHRRTRAGDAAEAGRATRTPGVLLGLPTIGAPAPAPAPTTGCAVSH from the coding sequence ATGACTACCGCAGCGGCGGGCAGCCCGCGCACCTACCAGGTACGCACCTACGGCTGCCAGATGAACGTGCACGACTCCGAGCGCATCTCCGGCCTGCTGGAGCAGGCGGGTTACATCCGCGCGGGCGAGGCCGAGGACTCCCCGGACGTGGTGGTGTTCAACACCTGCGCGGTCCGGGAGAACGCCGACAACCGCCTGTACGGCAACCTCGGTCATCTGCGTCCGGTCAAGGACCGGCATCCGGGGATGCAGATCGCGGTCGGTGGCTGCCTGGCCCAGAAGGACCGGGGTGACATCGTCCGCAAGGCGCCCTGGGTCGATGTGGTCTTCGGCACCCACAACATCGGGTCGCTGCCGGTGCTGCTGGAGCGGGCCCGGCACAACGCCGCCGCCGAGGTGGAGATCCTCGAATCCCTCGACGTCTTCCCGAGCACCCTGCCGACCCGGCGGGAGTCGACATACGCCGGCTGGGTGTCGATCTCGGTGGGCTGCAACAACACCTGCACGTTCTGCATCGTGCCGTCTTTGCGGGGCAAGGAGAAGGACCGACGCCCCGGCGACATCCTCAGCGAGGTACGCGCCCTGGTCGACGAGGGTGTGCTGGAGGTGACCCTGCTGGGGCAGAACGTCAACTCCTACGGGGTGGAGTTCGGCGACCGGTACGCCTTCGGCAAGCTGCTGCGGGCCTGCGGGGAGATCGACGGGCTGGAGCGGGTCCGGTTCACCAGCCCGCATCCGAAGGACTTCACGGACGACGTGATCGCCGCGATGGCGGAGACCCCGAACGTCTGCCACTCGCTGCACATGCCGTTGCAGTCCGGATCGGACGACGTGCTGCGGGCGATGCGCCGGTCCTACCGGGCCGAGCGGTACCTCGGCATCATCGACAAGGTCCGGGCGGCGATGCCGGACGCGGCCATCACCACCGACATCATCGTCGGGTTCCCCGGCGAGACCGAGGCGGACTTCGAGCGCACCCTGGAGGTGGTCCGGGCGGCCCGGTTCTCCTCCGCCTTCACCTTCCAGTACTCCAAGCGCCCCGGCACCCCGGCCGCCACCATGGACGGTCAACTGCCCAAGCAGGTCGTGCAGGAGCGCTACGAGCGGCTGATCGCCTGCGTCGAGGAGATCACCTGGGCGGAGAACAAGAAGCTGGTCGGCGAGCCGGTGGAGGTCCTGGTGGCCGTCGGGGAGGGCCGCAAGGACGAGCGCACCGGCCGGCTGTCCGGGCGGGCCCGCGACGGGCGTCTGGTGCACTTCGACGCCGGGTCGTACGCCGGGGCGATCCGCCCGGGGGACATCGTGCACACCGTGGTCACCTACGCCGCACCGCATCACCTCAACGCCGACGGGGAGCCGCTGTCGCATCGGCGGACCCGGGCCGGCGACGCGGCCGAGGCGGGGCGTGCGACGCGTACCCCCGGGGTGTTGCTCGGTCTGCCCACCATCGGTGCCCCGGCCCCAGCGCCCGCGCCGACGACCGGCTGCGCCGTCTCACACTGA
- a CDS encoding DUF2277 family protein produces MCRSIKTLREPYTPEVTDADVQAAALQYVRKISGFRAPAGHNAAAFDAAVTAVAAATRTLLDDLVVRGR; encoded by the coding sequence GTGTGCCGAAGCATCAAAACCCTGCGTGAGCCGTACACCCCGGAGGTCACCGACGCGGACGTGCAGGCCGCGGCGTTGCAGTACGTCCGGAAGATCTCCGGTTTCCGCGCCCCGGCGGGGCACAACGCCGCCGCCTTCGACGCCGCGGTGACCGCCGTGGCGGCCGCCACCCGCACCCTCCTGGACGACCTCGTCGTCCGCGGCCGGTGA
- the selD gene encoding selenide, water dikinase SelD encodes MAEQVRLTRYARGGGCACKIPPGELEAMVAGLGPAVSSPDLLVGLDHGDDAAVVRLDPHTGVVSTADFFTPVVDDAYDWGRIAATNALSDVYAMGGRPLVALNLLCWPREVLPLELAREVLRGGRDVAREAGCHLAGGHSVDDDGPKYGLAVTGLVRPEELITLDAGRAGLPLSLTKPLGVGVLNTRHKNTGETFPEAVAAMTTLNREAAQAAVAAGVRCGTDVTGFGLLGHASKLARASELTVAIDIDRVPYLAGAREAAREGYVSGGSRRNLEWVTPWTDLAAAGEIDRLLLADAQTSGGLLVAGEIPGAPVIGELLPRGEHLVVLR; translated from the coding sequence GTGGCAGAGCAGGTGCGATTGACCAGGTACGCCCGGGGTGGCGGATGCGCGTGCAAGATTCCGCCGGGTGAGTTGGAGGCGATGGTGGCCGGGCTGGGCCCGGCCGTCAGCTCGCCGGATCTGTTGGTCGGACTGGACCATGGCGACGACGCCGCCGTGGTCCGGTTGGACCCGCACACCGGGGTGGTGAGCACCGCGGACTTCTTCACCCCGGTCGTCGACGACGCCTACGACTGGGGCCGGATCGCCGCGACCAACGCCCTGTCGGACGTGTACGCGATGGGCGGCCGCCCTCTGGTCGCCCTCAACCTGCTCTGCTGGCCCCGGGAGGTGCTCCCCCTAGAGTTGGCCCGGGAGGTGCTGCGTGGCGGCCGTGACGTCGCCCGGGAGGCCGGCTGTCACCTGGCCGGCGGGCACAGCGTCGACGACGACGGCCCGAAGTACGGCCTGGCGGTCACCGGGCTGGTCCGCCCCGAGGAACTGATCACCCTGGACGCGGGGCGGGCCGGACTGCCGCTGTCGCTGACCAAGCCGCTCGGTGTGGGGGTGCTCAACACCCGGCACAAGAACACCGGGGAGACCTTCCCCGAGGCGGTCGCGGCGATGACCACCCTCAACCGGGAGGCGGCCCAGGCGGCGGTGGCGGCCGGGGTGCGGTGCGGCACGGACGTGACCGGATTCGGCCTGCTCGGCCACGCCTCCAAGCTGGCCCGGGCCAGCGAGCTGACGGTGGCCATCGACATCGACCGGGTGCCGTACCTGGCCGGTGCCCGGGAGGCGGCCCGGGAGGGGTACGTCAGCGGTGGCTCGCGCCGGAACCTGGAGTGGGTCACTCCCTGGACCGACCTGGCGGCGGCGGGGGAGATCGACCGGTTGCTGCTGGCCGACGCGCAGACCTCCGGCGGCCTGCTGGTGGCCGGGGAGATTCCGGGCGCACCCGTGATCGGTGAGCTGCTACCGCGCGGCGAGCACCTGGTCGTACTGCGCTGA
- a CDS encoding amino acid ABC transporter ATP-binding protein — protein MDDVTTGEPLIVLDSVNKWFGPLHVLNDVSLSVGRGEVVVVIGPSGSGKSTLCRTINRLEPINSGTITFDGQELPAEGKALAKLRSEVGMVFQSFNLFAHKTILENVTLGPIKVRKEKPAAVRERGLALLDRVGIANQADKFPAQLSGGQQQRAAIARALAMQPKAMLFDEPTSALDPEMVGEVLDVMTSLAREGMTMVVVTHEMGFARHAANRVIFMADGKLVEDATPAEFFANPRSERAKDFLSKILTH, from the coding sequence GTGGACGACGTGACGACGGGCGAACCGCTCATCGTGCTGGATTCGGTCAACAAGTGGTTTGGGCCGCTGCACGTGCTGAACGATGTCTCGCTGTCGGTGGGTCGGGGCGAAGTGGTCGTGGTCATCGGCCCGTCCGGCTCCGGCAAGTCGACCCTGTGCCGCACGATCAACCGACTTGAGCCGATCAATTCCGGCACCATCACCTTCGACGGGCAGGAACTGCCGGCGGAGGGCAAGGCACTGGCCAAGCTGCGCAGCGAGGTCGGCATGGTGTTCCAGTCGTTCAACCTCTTCGCGCACAAGACGATCCTGGAGAACGTCACTCTGGGCCCGATCAAGGTGCGCAAGGAGAAGCCCGCCGCGGTACGCGAGCGGGGCCTGGCCCTACTCGACCGGGTGGGCATCGCCAACCAGGCCGACAAGTTCCCGGCCCAGCTCTCCGGCGGGCAGCAGCAGCGGGCCGCGATCGCGCGGGCGCTGGCCATGCAGCCCAAGGCGATGCTCTTCGACGAGCCCACGAGCGCCTTGGACCCGGAGATGGTCGGCGAGGTGCTGGACGTCATGACCTCGCTGGCCCGCGAAGGCATGACCATGGTCGTGGTCACCCACGAGATGGGCTTCGCGCGGCACGCCGCCAACCGGGTCATCTTCATGGCCGACGGCAAACTCGTGGAGGACGCTACTCCGGCGGAGTTCTTCGCCAACCCGCGTAGCGAGCGCGCCAAGGACTTCCTCTCCAAAATCCTCACGCACTAA
- a CDS encoding glutamate ABC transporter substrate-binding protein: MRMKRMAAVAAAAGLAVTMAACGGDSDEGGSSTGATGIVGKAESQKKLVIGVKADQPGLGLQTGSQYEGFDIEIGKIIAKGLGVDAGNIEWKTTVSANREPFIEQGTVDLVVATYTINDERKQKINFAGPYYIAGQDLLVKSDSTLTGPDQLAGKTVCSVSGSTPAKRIQENYPDARLQQFDSYSKCLPLLDGGQVDAVTTDDIILAGYAAQDQYAGKFKVVGSTFSDEPYGIGLKKDDTTGCEKINEILKAAAADGSYKAAWDTTLGKSGTPAPELDTTKLTHCGA; this comes from the coding sequence ATGCGAATGAAGCGCATGGCGGCCGTCGCCGCCGCTGCCGGTCTCGCGGTCACCATGGCCGCCTGTGGCGGCGACAGCGACGAGGGCGGCAGCAGCACCGGCGCCACCGGCATCGTCGGCAAGGCCGAGAGCCAGAAGAAGCTGGTCATCGGCGTCAAGGCCGACCAGCCCGGCCTGGGTCTTCAGACCGGCAGCCAGTACGAGGGCTTCGACATCGAGATCGGCAAGATCATCGCGAAGGGCCTCGGCGTCGACGCGGGCAACATCGAGTGGAAGACCACCGTGTCGGCCAACCGTGAGCCCTTCATCGAGCAGGGCACCGTCGACCTGGTGGTGGCGACCTACACCATCAACGACGAGCGCAAGCAGAAGATCAACTTCGCTGGCCCGTACTACATCGCCGGCCAGGACCTGCTGGTCAAGTCCGACTCCACCCTGACCGGCCCGGACCAGCTGGCCGGCAAGACGGTCTGCTCGGTCAGCGGCTCGACCCCGGCCAAGCGGATCCAGGAGAACTACCCGGACGCTCGGCTGCAGCAGTTCGACTCGTACTCCAAGTGCCTGCCGCTGCTCGACGGTGGCCAGGTTGACGCCGTGACCACCGACGACATCATCCTCGCCGGCTACGCCGCGCAGGACCAGTACGCCGGCAAGTTCAAGGTCGTCGGCAGCACCTTCTCCGACGAGCCGTACGGCATCGGCCTGAAGAAGGACGACACCACCGGCTGCGAGAAGATCAACGAGATCCTCAAGGCTGCCGCCGCCGACGGTAGCTACAAGGCCGCCTGGGACACCACCCTGGGCAAGAGCGGCACCCCCGCGCCCGAGCTGGACACCACCAAGCTGACCCACTGCGGCGCATGA
- a CDS encoding amino acid ABC transporter permease, translated as MHVFTDPKNFDAYVSGFLWILKLTGASAATALVLGVLLAAMRVSPVPVLRGFGAAWVNIFRNTPLTLVVFFCYFGLFVTLGLSLSQDLDLNVFWLGVIGLSTYTSAFVCEAVRSGINTVPTGQAEAARAIGLTFGQTLRIVVLPQAARSVIAPFGSILIALCKNATIVGTIGLMESSNVMKDLINFNGDAVIQIFLVFAGTFAALLIPTGYFFGWLANKLAVKR; from the coding sequence ATGCACGTATTCACTGATCCGAAGAACTTCGACGCGTACGTGTCGGGTTTCCTCTGGATCCTCAAGCTGACCGGCGCGTCAGCGGCCACCGCGCTGGTGCTCGGCGTGTTGCTGGCCGCGATGCGGGTCTCCCCCGTACCCGTACTGCGCGGCTTCGGCGCAGCCTGGGTCAACATCTTCCGTAACACCCCGCTCACCCTGGTCGTCTTCTTCTGCTACTTCGGCCTGTTCGTCACCCTCGGGCTGAGCCTGTCGCAGGATCTGGACCTCAACGTCTTCTGGCTCGGCGTGATCGGCCTGTCGACCTACACCTCCGCGTTCGTCTGTGAGGCGGTCCGCTCCGGCATCAACACCGTGCCGACCGGGCAGGCCGAAGCGGCCCGGGCCATCGGGCTGACCTTCGGGCAGACCCTGCGGATCGTGGTCCTGCCGCAGGCCGCGCGTTCGGTGATCGCGCCGTTCGGCAGCATTCTGATCGCGCTCTGCAAGAACGCCACGATCGTCGGCACCATCGGGTTGATGGAGTCCTCCAACGTGATGAAGGACCTGATCAACTTCAACGGTGACGCCGTCATCCAGATCTTCCTGGTCTTCGCCGGCACGTTCGCCGCGCTCCTCATCCCCACCGGCTACTTCTTCGGCTGGCTGGCCAACAAACTGGCGGTGAAGCGCTGA
- a CDS encoding amino acid ABC transporter permease, whose product MSTSSVLYDHPGPRAKVRNTVLSVVFGVALLGLVYWIYTKFDQANQLEAWLWKPFTEPKTWTQFIVPGLWATLKAAGLGMLLSLAFGIIFAVARLSDHRWISIPAGAIVEFFRAVPLLLMIFFIFYGLPYVIDGPVTAFWAVVIGLTLYNGSVLAEAFRAGIRSLPGGQAEAAYAIGMRKTQVMQLILIPQAARAMLPIIVSQLVVLLKDTALGYIVAYPELLQRGVNDLAANYGNIIPAAIVIAVIYIIINSLLTAFAGWLERRTATRRARKPRNNQAPTNATTVEPQG is encoded by the coding sequence ATGAGCACCAGCAGCGTCCTCTACGACCACCCGGGGCCACGCGCCAAGGTGCGCAACACCGTGCTCAGCGTGGTCTTCGGTGTCGCCCTGCTCGGGCTGGTCTACTGGATCTACACCAAGTTCGACCAGGCGAACCAGTTGGAAGCCTGGCTGTGGAAGCCGTTCACCGAGCCGAAGACCTGGACCCAGTTCATCGTGCCGGGCCTGTGGGCCACCCTCAAGGCGGCCGGGCTGGGCATGTTGCTCTCCCTGGCCTTCGGCATCATCTTCGCGGTCGCCCGGCTCTCCGACCACCGGTGGATCAGCATTCCGGCCGGTGCGATCGTGGAGTTCTTCCGGGCCGTACCCCTGCTGTTGATGATCTTCTTCATCTTCTACGGCCTCCCGTATGTGATCGACGGGCCGGTGACCGCCTTCTGGGCCGTGGTGATCGGTCTGACCCTCTACAACGGGTCGGTGCTGGCCGAGGCCTTCCGCGCCGGCATCCGGTCCCTGCCGGGCGGCCAGGCCGAGGCGGCGTACGCGATCGGTATGCGCAAGACCCAGGTCATGCAGCTGATCCTGATCCCGCAGGCGGCCCGGGCCATGCTGCCGATCATCGTCAGCCAGCTGGTGGTGCTGCTCAAGGACACCGCACTGGGCTACATCGTGGCCTACCCCGAGCTGCTCCAGCGGGGTGTCAACGACCTCGCCGCCAACTACGGCAACATCATCCCGGCGGCGATCGTCATCGCGGTGATCTACATCATCATCAACTCCCTGCTGACCGCCTTCGCCGGTTGGCTGGAGCGCCGCACCGCCACCCGCCGGGCGCGCAAACCGCGTAACAACCAGGCCCCGACCAACGCCACCACGGTCGAGCCGCAAGGCTGA
- the rny gene encoding ribonuclease Y, with the protein MRALDVVLLIVVLVLTVVVLAAAVFGARVLRGLQTRPVPEDPAYIAEKDRQEQSLAALRTAADEANSTIDVAKSAAAAARAEAAAARAEAKAARAEARRVLDDARAEADTVLERAHKQAEADAEQLRAAARRSGEREVAVLAATTREQAAEVERRAARMDERERMHTEEVERLAERERQLTAASATLAAREAALTVREAELAEAESQRRRELERVAGLTADTARAELVESIESQAKREAALLVREIESDARSTAEQRARHIVVDAIQRVASEQTAESVVSVLHLPGDEMKGRIIGREGRNIRAFESVTGVNLIIDDTPEAVLLSCFDPVRREVGRLTLEKLVLDGRIHPHRIEEVHELARQEVDQLCQRAAEDALVEVGITEIHPELVTLLGRLRYRTSYGQNVLKHLVETAHIAGIMAAELRLDVPLIKRSAFLHDIGKALTHEVEGSHAIIGADMARKYGESEDVVHAIEAHHNEVPPQTVEAVLTQASDACSGGRPGARRESLEAYVKRLERIEEIAAGKLGVEKVFAMQAGREIRVMVKPDDVDDIGAAVLARDVAKQIEEELTYPGQIRVTVVRESRVTEIAR; encoded by the coding sequence ATGAGGGCCCTGGACGTCGTACTCCTGATCGTCGTGCTGGTGCTGACCGTGGTGGTGCTCGCCGCGGCGGTCTTCGGGGCGCGAGTGCTGCGCGGGCTACAGACGCGACCGGTGCCGGAGGATCCGGCGTACATCGCCGAGAAGGACCGCCAGGAGCAGTCCCTGGCCGCGCTCCGGACGGCCGCCGACGAGGCGAACAGCACCATCGATGTGGCGAAGTCCGCGGCGGCGGCGGCCCGGGCCGAGGCGGCGGCGGCCCGGGCTGAGGCCAAGGCGGCCAGGGCGGAGGCGCGGCGGGTCCTCGACGACGCCCGGGCCGAGGCGGACACCGTGCTGGAACGGGCGCACAAGCAGGCCGAGGCGGACGCCGAGCAGTTGCGGGCGGCGGCCCGGCGCAGCGGTGAGCGGGAGGTGGCGGTGCTCGCCGCGACCACCCGGGAGCAGGCGGCCGAGGTGGAGCGGCGGGCGGCCCGGATGGACGAGCGGGAGCGGATGCACACCGAGGAGGTGGAGCGACTGGCCGAGCGGGAGCGGCAGCTGACCGCGGCCAGTGCCACGCTCGCCGCCCGGGAGGCCGCCCTGACCGTCCGGGAGGCGGAACTGGCCGAGGCGGAGAGCCAGCGGCGGCGCGAGTTGGAGCGGGTGGCGGGGTTGACCGCCGACACCGCCCGGGCCGAGCTGGTGGAGTCCATCGAGAGCCAGGCCAAGCGGGAGGCCGCGCTGCTGGTGCGGGAGATCGAGTCGGATGCCCGCTCGACCGCGGAACAGCGGGCCCGGCACATCGTGGTCGACGCCATCCAGCGGGTGGCCAGTGAGCAGACCGCCGAGAGCGTGGTCAGTGTGCTGCACCTGCCGGGTGACGAGATGAAGGGCCGGATCATCGGCCGGGAGGGCCGCAACATCCGGGCCTTCGAGTCGGTGACCGGGGTCAACCTGATCATCGACGACACTCCCGAGGCGGTGTTGCTGTCCTGCTTCGACCCGGTACGCCGGGAGGTGGGTCGACTGACCCTGGAGAAGCTGGTGCTGGACGGGCGGATCCACCCGCACCGCATCGAGGAGGTGCACGAGCTGGCCCGGCAGGAGGTGGACCAGCTGTGCCAGCGGGCCGCCGAGGACGCCCTGGTGGAGGTCGGCATCACCGAGATCCACCCGGAGCTGGTGACCCTGTTGGGGCGGCTGCGTTACCGCACCTCGTATGGGCAGAACGTGCTCAAGCATCTGGTGGAGACCGCGCACATCGCCGGCATCATGGCCGCCGAGCTGCGCCTGGACGTGCCACTGATCAAGCGGTCGGCCTTCCTGCACGACATCGGCAAGGCACTCACCCATGAGGTGGAGGGCAGCCACGCCATCATCGGCGCCGACATGGCCCGCAAGTACGGCGAGAGCGAGGACGTGGTGCACGCCATCGAGGCGCACCACAACGAGGTGCCGCCGCAGACCGTCGAGGCGGTGCTGACCCAGGCCTCGGACGCCTGCTCGGGGGGTCGGCCGGGGGCCCGGCGGGAGAGCCTGGAGGCGTACGTGAAGCGGCTGGAGCGGATCGAGGAGATCGCGGCCGGCAAGCTTGGGGTGGAGAAGGTCTTCGCCATGCAGGCCGGCCGGGAGATCCGGGTGATGGTCAAGCCGGACGACGTGGACGACATCGGCGCGGCGGTGCTGGCCCGGGACGTGGCCAAGCAGATCGAGGAGGAGCTGACCTATCCCGGTCAGATCCGGGTGACCGTGGTCCGCGAGTCCCGGGTCACCGAGATCGCCCGCTGA
- a CDS encoding 3-keto-5-aminohexanoate cleavage protein, whose protein sequence is MLQGCLNGNRARDSHPALPLSPAELAADAARCAGLGVAAVHVHPRTAEGVESLRPEVVADALVAIRAAVPGLPVGVSTGAWMEPDPQARVAAVQSWTVLPDFASVNAHEPGAEAVARALHERGVMVEAGLWTPPAVEAYLGWRVPVGRVLVECMAPAPEDALAEAAAMLDALPPGGPGVLLHAEGAGVWAVLAEAVRRGLATRIGLEDTLWLPDGSPAPDNAALVAAATALGAG, encoded by the coding sequence ATGTTGCAGGGGTGCCTCAACGGGAACCGTGCCCGCGACAGCCATCCTGCCCTACCGTTGAGCCCTGCCGAGTTGGCGGCCGACGCGGCCCGGTGCGCCGGGCTGGGGGTCGCTGCGGTGCATGTTCATCCGCGTACCGCCGAGGGGGTGGAGTCCCTGCGGCCGGAGGTCGTCGCCGATGCCCTGGTGGCGATCCGCGCGGCGGTGCCGGGCCTGCCGGTGGGGGTGAGCACCGGGGCGTGGATGGAACCGGATCCGCAGGCCCGGGTGGCGGCGGTGCAGTCCTGGACGGTGCTGCCCGACTTCGCCTCGGTCAACGCGCACGAGCCCGGGGCGGAGGCGGTGGCGCGGGCCCTGCATGAGCGGGGGGTCATGGTGGAGGCCGGGCTCTGGACACCCCCGGCGGTCGAGGCCTACCTCGGCTGGCGGGTGCCGGTCGGCCGGGTGCTGGTGGAGTGCATGGCGCCCGCGCCGGAGGATGCCCTGGCCGAGGCGGCCGCTATGCTCGACGCGCTCCCGCCGGGAGGGCCTGGGGTGCTGTTGCACGCCGAGGGTGCCGGGGTCTGGGCGGTGTTGGCGGAGGCGGTCCGGCGGGGCCTGGCCACCCGGATCGGGCTGGAGGACACCCTGTGGCTGCCGGACGGGTCGCCGGCGCCGGACAACGCCGCTCTGGTGGCTGCCGCCACGGCACTGGGGGCCGGTTGA
- a CDS encoding regulatory protein RecX, translated as MAGRRARTGRGWDASPPRTGDSTPRPRRGRRTSGDESTPGPGAAGRDDADQVAATGRDEAEVAREICLRQLAVRPRTRAELATALARRGISEETAGEVLDRYDEVGIIDDAAFARAWVSSRHSGRGLARRALANELRQRGVDGDTASAALEELDESTEAETARALVQRKLRTVRGEPEAVFRRLVGMLARKGYPPGVAIRAVKEALAAQSVEAAEFAEQIDADALADTEG; from the coding sequence GTGGCTGGACGACGTGCCCGTACGGGGCGGGGCTGGGATGCCAGTCCGCCCCGCACGGGTGACTCCACACCGCGTCCGCGCCGGGGCCGCCGCACCTCCGGCGACGAGTCCACACCGGGCCCTGGTGCCGCCGGGCGGGACGATGCCGACCAGGTGGCTGCCACCGGGCGGGACGAGGCCGAGGTGGCCCGGGAGATCTGCCTGCGGCAACTGGCGGTCCGCCCCCGCACCCGCGCCGAGTTGGCCACCGCCCTGGCCCGGCGGGGCATCTCCGAGGAGACCGCCGGCGAGGTTCTCGACCGGTACGACGAGGTAGGCATCATCGACGACGCCGCGTTCGCCCGGGCCTGGGTGAGCAGTCGGCACTCCGGTCGTGGGCTGGCCCGCCGGGCCCTGGCCAACGAGCTACGGCAGCGCGGGGTGGACGGGGACACCGCCAGCGCGGCCCTGGAGGAGTTGGACGAGAGCACGGAGGCGGAGACGGCCCGGGCTCTGGTGCAGCGGAAGCTGCGTACCGTCCGGGGTGAGCCGGAGGCGGTGTTCCGGCGGCTGGTGGGCATGTTGGCCCGCAAGGGCTACCCGCCGGGGGTGGCGATCCGGGCGGTCAAGGAGGCCCTGGCGGCGCAGAGCGTCGAGGCGGCCGAGTTCGCCGAGCAGATCGACGCGGACGCCCTGGCCGACACCGAGGGGTGA